The Pseudomonadota bacterium DNA window CGATAACAATTGCAGTGTAAATAAAAGCTGTTTTTGGTATTTTTGACTTTTCACTGAATATTTCTCGAGGTATATGCAGTTTTTGTTTCTGTTCCTGTTTCTGCTCACGATTCTGGATTTTCTTATCCTGGGGGAGATCAACTGCGGCTTCCTGGTATTTGTCCGTCATATAAGGCTCTATCTCTTCGTTAGCTCCCAATAAAGAAGCATATTTACGAGCATACCCTTTCACGTAGACCTTATGGGGAAGACTATCCCAATTTCCTGATTCGATTGCTTCTATAATTGACTTTCTGAAACACAGGGTTTTTGCAACATCGGCGGTACAAAGACCCTTACCTTCCCTTTTTTGCCGGAGTATTGGTCCAACCTTATCAAGTTCAAATATTTTCAAGGTTTCATCAGCATTTACAACCGGTAATGTTTTTTGTATAATTCCACCCTTTATATCTTTATCATGAGCTGATGCCTGGATTTTTTTTATAACGTTCTTTTCGCTTACGGGTTTTTCGAAAGGTTTTAAGATTATTTCATTTATTCTATTACTATTTTCCATCATTGAAGAAAAGGATTTTCCTAAGGGGTCTTTTCTTTTTGTCATAATCGAACTCCATCTACAAATTGCACGAAATTATTATAATATTTTTAATATCTTTTTTAAACATATTTTATCTGTCAGGTTATGTATTTTTTATACCGGACTACTTACAATTTTGGCATATACGCAACTCGTCAATGGCGACACCTGACTTTTTTGAAATAAATTCCAATTGCTCTACAGGGGCATGGTATCTTCCACAAGCAGGACACCTTGCCAGCTCAAACTTCTTTCTCCAGATTGTCCTAAAACCGTCCCTGTCTTCCATGTAAATGTGCCCCGTCGGACATGCTACGACACATGCACCACAGCCTATGCATACATCTGAAGGCTCATCAAAGGGCGTAGATACTTTTTTCAGAGGCCCTTTCCCGGTCATACCAAGCGCAGCAACACCCACAAGTGTTTCACACGTTTTTACACATGTATTGCAGAGGATGCATTTTCCCTTGTCGTTATCCTTCGTATACCGTACAGTATTTACACCATACTGTTTTGCGAGATACTGTATTACTTCCGAGAAAGGACACCGGGCAAGCAACAATTCAAGGACTGTCATTCTTACAAGCTTCACATCGTCGGATTCGGTAAATACATCGATACTATTTTCCACAGGGTAAAGGCATGAAGTAACGATTCTCTTTCTATTTCCCCGCCGAACCTCTACGACACACAATCTGCACCTGCCGTCGGCTCCGAGGACATCGTGATGGCAGAGAGTCGGTATGGCAAATCCTTCTCTTATTGCGACAGCAAGAACTGTTTCTCCCTTTTCTGCTTTTACCTGTTTTCCGTTTATTTTAAATTCAACCATTGTGCTCTCCCCTATTCTATCGTTACTGCATCAAAATGACACACATCGTAACAATTGCCGCATTTTATGCACGTTGTCTGGTCAATGGTATGAACCTGTTTTTTCTCTCCTGTTATACATCCCACTGGACACTCAGAGGCACACCGCATGCAGCCGGTGCATTTTTCAGGATTAATATGAAGCGTAATAAGGGACTTGCAGACCCCGGCAGGGCATTTCTTTTCTTCTATATGTATCCGGTATTCTTCTTTAAAAAACTTAAGGGTAGAGAGCACAGGATTAGGAGCGCTCTGTCCAAGGCCGCATAGCGAGCCAAGACCGATTGCCCTGGCAAGCTCTTCCAGGTGCTCAATATCGCCTTCACCCCCGTTTCCGCTGCATATACGATCTACAATCTCATACATCCGCCTTACGCCTTCCCGGCAGGGGGTACATTTACCACAGGATTCCTCTACAAGAAACTTGAGAAAATAGCGTGCCACATCAACCATACAACTTCTCTCATCCATAACGATCATTCCGCCCGATCCCATCATGGAGCCAAGTTTTGTGAGAGAATCAAAATCCACAGGCATCTCAAGGTATTCTTCAGGGATGCATCCACCGGATGGCCCGCCTGTCTGAACGGCTTTAAATTTTT harbors:
- a CDS encoding DUF4115 domain-containing protein, which codes for MTKRKDPLGKSFSSMMENSNRINEIILKPFEKPVSEKNVIKKIQASAHDKDIKGGIIQKTLPVVNADETLKIFELDKVGPILRQKREGKGLCTADVAKTLCFRKSIIEAIESGNWDSLPHKVYVKGYARKYASLLGANEEIEPYMTDKYQEAAVDLPQDKKIQNREQKQEQKQKLHIPREIFSEKSKIPKTAFIYTAIVIAIVGFFVFDTMHKDKAVTSKLENAVHIANDVNSGDEKKNIPQIADTKKLMITCHERTWISVIIDGTEKKELMLKPEEVVMLNAKEKFNLLVGNAGGVNIFFNGKDTGFTGEKGQVKSITLS
- a CDS encoding 2Fe-2S iron-sulfur cluster-binding protein, translating into MVEFKINGKQVKAEKGETVLAVAIREGFAIPTLCHHDVLGADGRCRLCVVEVRRGNRKRIVTSCLYPVENSIDVFTESDDVKLVRMTVLELLLARCPFSEVIQYLAKQYGVNTVRYTKDNDKGKCILCNTCVKTCETLVGVAALGMTGKGPLKKVSTPFDEPSDVCIGCGACVVACPTGHIYMEDRDGFRTIWRKKFELARCPACGRYHAPVEQLEFISKKSGVAIDELRICQNCK